CTATTCTCTCTGAGAAAACAGAGTTACAAGACTGGTAGCGAGTAACAAAAATCCCAATACCAAGAAAGTAAACCCACCGGATCTTGATCTCATCTAAAAAGTGGGATGCGGCAtgctgcagcagcagcagcctgcGGTCTAGCCTGTGCCCATCTGTTCACCGGTCATTCAAATCTGATCTAAGCTTCTTTCtagaagagggaaaaggggaAGATCTAGACCCCACCACGGGATAATCCCCCACCACGGGATAATCCCCCACCTCTCGtcgctcctcttctccgtacggagtacattcCTTTCCCCCGGTGAACGGAGCGGAGCGTCAGTATTCAGCAATGCTGTAATAACATTAAGAGTCATAATAACCAGAGTCGCTGTTACGAGCATCTAGTTCAAGAGACAGATTAATTAGTAAGTAGTAcgtagagaggtagaaaACATTGCAgggtcctcatcctcgggcGATTCGGTCCTCGCACCATCTACCTGAACATGCATCTGCACAATTGGGTATAGGCACTACCTGATTATTCCCGTAGGTTCGAGAACATTCGTCCATCATTGGCCGAGAGACGCAGATACCTGCTTCAAGAGGTCTTGCGGTAGAATAGATCCTCTCTTTTGCGGCGATAATGTTTGCATTCAAATGAGATAGGCCCCCTGGCCAGGATAGGAAGAGCAGGGTACCTTATCTACTGATAATGAGCGCTCGAGTTCGATGCACACAGCGCGCAGACCAGCGGCGATCCCCTTGGCTTGCATCTTGGCTCAACCCTCTTTCCTGCTGCGTCTGTCGACAGGATCTACTCAGAAGGGTGGACCACGGAAGTACTGGGGAGGGCAGTCTGTATGGGATATTTTGTCATGGCTATCGGCACTCAATAAGGCTTTATCATTGCAACTGTGGCAGACCGATGATGACATTATTCCATTTGTTGCTTGCGGATGGATCAACGGCTACACCGAGTCAAGATGTATTCTTGCTCAGGCTAAGTCATATGCCTTACGGGCTAGTGTTTCTTGCAGCCAAAGGGATGTAGTACTAGCCAGTCATACGCAGACCAGCACATCTAATCAACGATACAAGTGTCGGAACATAACCCCTTCCAACGACCAGATGAGTATGGTGCAATCAATATACCTCAAGGGTGATGATGTTATATTACTCTGACATGATCCTGGACAACAGAGTTAGTACTCCTCCCCACTAAGACCCCCTGACTGTGTAGGAGCATCATGACCACCGGAAACTAAAATAAAGAAACGAGGCGAAAAGCCGGCCTCACGATGAGAAAAGTAGGATCAGACACAGGATCAATTTACACTTAGGGGCTATAGTAACAGGGGAATGGTAACAAAAATTTGGACacaggaaaaaggaaatgtATTCTTGACAAAGGAAATAAAAGGGGGGAAAAAGTAAAATAAAATAAGGGGAGAAAATGCGCCATATGCTGGATAAAGGCTATGTTATGTGTGCGGGACGAAGAATGGTCGCTGACAATGCGAGGACAAATCCATGCGGCAAGCAACAGAAGCAGACAACAAGCTGGGTATCAAAGGGGTATCCAAAGGATCATACTGCTCTCTTGCGATGTTGAACTTCTTCTTAGAGCATGGTAGACGCAATTCCTCCTCGTGTTTCAAAGCTTGGCCTGAGTGTCGGCTTGAATCATCCATCCTGTTCTGATGGGCGACACAGCTTCTCGCATATCCGCCTTCGGACTCGCCGCACAGAAAGTCATGGGGATATCTTGCAAGAATCTCGATTCCCGAGAAGAAATGTAGATgaacaaggaagaagggaaaagggggGGCAATTAGAAATTAGACCAGACTGGCTTGGTCTTGCCACGGTTCGATTAAAAATGGTGGTACAGTTCGCGCGTGGCAACGAACGCGAAAACCGAAAGGACCTGATTCATCGGAAGAGAAGACCAGATTCAACGGTCATCACCGGCCCTGGATTTGGCTCTTCGACGGAAAAAATCCATGACTTTCCTGGCTGCACCGGAGCTGCCGGAGTGATGAGAGGGGTCTCGTTCGTACTCGTAAGCATCGGCAAACTTCCTATTGTTCTTCTGTAGAACGTTGGGGCCTCTTCCGGCCCGGCCAACCTGCATTGATGGCCGGGCGTCACTAGTATACTCGTCATAGTAATTCGGTGTCGAGTGATTGGCGTATTGATGTTCGTACTGATGATCGTTGCCATTATGGTATACGTGCTCGGCCGATGTGCTGCTGTACGAGGTAGGTTGGTACGCCGCGGATTGCAAACCGTGCAACTCCGCGAATTGTTGATCAATACGGGCTTGGTAGTTGACCGGCTCCTCTGAGGCCAGTACCCCCTCCCCTGGTCCATCAGACACCATACCCATGGCATCTTGCGTTCCGTAGCTGGTGGCGCGCGCTCGAGGGCGGATAACTCCGGCCGAGGGACGTTGCTGGACTCGTTGATCAGTGGAACGACTTGTTTGGGATTCCTCTTCGGGAGTCTGCGATCGGCTTGAGGAAAAACCCCGGAGGGAGAAAGATGCTGGTAGCAAGGAAAACCGGCGTGGTCTATTCTCACCGCCAGTTTCGCTCATCTTCCGGTTAGATCCATATTGGATGGACCGTCGGGAATCCATGGAGACTCGAATTTCCTCTCCGGCAAATGGATCCCTCATGCTTGTTGGGGGATACCGCTTGCTGGGTTTCTGACGAGGAGCGGTCTGTGTTCCACGACCGCCAAAGATGGATCCTGATCGCCCAAAGAGCTTTTCGCCAATGCCCGAGACCGTATTGGACCTCTTATGGCCCTTGAGTGGTTCCTGCCGAGGGGTGGTGTTGAATTTGGCCGGGAGGGCCTGTGTGCTTGGACGTCCGATCGACATGGCAGCGTGCTGCGAGGAATTCTGAGGGATTGGTGCCGAGATCACATATTGCTTGCTCTTTGGCTGGGCAAGGCGACCCTGTGCGTTGGTTGCTGCAACAGTAGGAGCCACAGGCTGTCCGTATGAACCCCGAGAGGGCAAGCGACCAGTATTGAacgaggccattgaggcGCCCGTCGTAGGCCGCGTGGCTTGCGTCGGAGGCATTGTCGTGTGCGTTCCCGTGAGGGCAGTGCTGTCCGAGGTCGATCGGGGCAAATGCCCTGGGGTAGGCGGCACCGAGCCAGCGGGTGCCTTGGGTTCTCCAGCCCGTATTGAGCGCTGCTCCATATGAACACCCGAGGGTAGAGCGCCTACTTGTGTGTTTGCCGCCGCATCTCGACTGCCGGGCCTTGCGGCTGGAAGGACTTCGGATGGCTTTGCGTTCGGGGATTCTGGCGCGGAAGGGCTTTCTCCTCTTGCTGTCTGAGATTGGGGGGCGACATATTCGACCTGTACCGTTCGCCGTTTTGTGTCCCGAGAAGTCTTTGACCGATCGACTGACGGCTCTTGGGAGATGTCTCCGGATTGATGCACAAGCCCTCCAACCGTAGGTATCGAGCTCTGGTATGCTTTCGGAGGCTCTCTGACGGAGGCACTGCGAGCCAGCGCTGGGGCTTCCCTATGGCTTTCTGCAAAACACGACGATAAGTTAGCGTCAGGCTCCAAGAGCGCGTGTGGGAACACTGACCAGGAGGAACTGTCGTGTCGGCAATGTCCGCAACTTTGGTTGTACTGCTCGTGATGTGAGACACAACATGCGAAAACTCGCTAAGCCAACTGTGACGAGCCACTTCGAAAAGGTCTGCTCGTTTGCGCGGGTCGGGCACCAATATCCGTCTCAAAAGATCGCGAGCATGCGGTGTCACGTATTCCGGGAACGTCAGCGGTGTACTAACAATATACTTGTACAACAGATTGATGTTATCGCCATCTGGATTTGctggatcatcatcgaaAGGCAAATAGCCAGCCAACATAGCATACTATCAAATGCGTTAGCATGTCATCCAGAGGACAATGAAAGTCTGTGCCAACTTACCAAGATCACACCGCAGCTCCAGACGTCCACTTTGCGCCCTGTGTACAGTGAATCACTCACCACCAGTTCGGGGGCCGCATAACACGGGCTTCCGCAGCTGGTCTGCATCAGGTCGCCCCGTCTCATGCCTTTGGCGTTAGGCTTGTCTAAGCGCATTCGCTTCACAAACTCCTTATTGGTGAGATTGTATTCGATCTCCTCGCCCAACTCGTCACTTGGGTCAAATGTATTGGCGAAGCCAAAATCcgtgatgatgatgttgcgGTTGCGATCCAGGAGCAGATTTTCCAGTTTGAGATCTCGATGAACAATGCCTTTCTTATGAAGATACCCCACGCCTGATACGAGCTGGGCGAACAGGCGCCGGGCCGAATTGTCTTTGAGGTAACGATTGTTCAGAATGTGGTCAAAGAGCTCTCCACCTGATGCATATTCCATAATAATACCGATGTGGCGATCGGTCTCCACCATTTCATGGAGTCGAACGATATTCGGGTGATGGAGATCGCGAAGAATGGAGATTTCTCGGTAGATCTTGGGCAGCCGATTAGGGTTGGATCCGAGAGATTCCCTCCGAATGAGCTTGATGGCAACCTGGACGCTGCCATCTTTCTTCCAACCCAGCTTGACCTTTCCAAACTCGCCCTCACCGAGAGTTTGCCCAAGGATGTACTGGCCGAACGTAGTCTCTTTGCGCTTGATCGTGTTTTCGTTGAAGTCGTGCCGACTGCGTAGTCCGCCGCGCCCTCCGTCATCCACACCCTCGCTGCCGACCAAGGCGAGTCCCGATGGCGGAGCACTGTCGCTAGAAGGCGATATCGACGCTTCGGCTTGCCGTGCTTGCTCCCTCATGATGTCCACTGATGGGTCACTTACCACCACTTGGTTGATAACTGTACTGGACTCCTTTACCAAAGTTCCCAGGCTGGGGATGGtctccatcacctcctccgAGCGTGAGTCGACCGCTGAGGATGATCCTGTCTGGACTCGCCTCGATCCCTTACCGGACGGTTCCCTCGTCGGTTCCTCAGACGAATGAGCTGCTGAACAGTGCGAGCGAGGCTCGTCGCCTCTTCTTTCGCGGTGGCCGGTGCTTCGATCGTCAGGTTTGCTCTTGTTGCGGCGCGAACTAGAGACTCTTTCGCCGGAGGATGATGTAGTGCTTGAACCATGTTGAGTCCGATGAGTTGAAGATGTCCTCGGCGGCGGGATGGGAGGAGCACCTTGAAGATCGGGGTATACGGGTGCTCGGTTACTATTCTGGCCAGGCGTCGGCAGTGTGGGGTTCAAAGATGGGGATGCATGGGTGGACAACGGCGGAGCTTGTTCGTGGGGGTCGCTCATAGCCGAAGAATATGTCGTCGTCgggggagaagatggctgcTGAGAACTTAGCGCGGTGCTCACGACGGCAGTATGAGGGTCACGCGACCGCCACGATGGTTGCGTTGACCGGGGTAAGTCATTGAATAGTTGCTGCGCATAGTCGTATTGAGACGTCGAAGCGGGGATTGGATGGGGAAGTGAAACATAGGTAGCAGTGGAACGGGCGGGTGTGTACTGAGGAACCGTTTGCATAGCAGCAGACGACATACCTTCGTTTACTGAAGGCGCAGCAAAAACAGATTGAAGGTGCTGCGTTGACCGTCCGGGGCTGGCTCTCCAGGCGTGGGAGGCAGATGAGCGGTGTCTTTTCTATGCTTGGCCAATCGCGATCGGTAAAGGGAGGACGATACGCTGAAGCCTTTCCAGAGGAGTCTATCGACTCAGCCAAGAGTGAAATGTTGTCCTGCCCGCCCAATGCGCCCGGTAGATTCGTTCTTTATGGCTATTTACCACTTTTCTGTAACCAGAAAGCCGCCAGGTTGTCCAATCGGGTAGTAAGGCTATTTTCGAAAAGTCAGTTTAAACAATGGTTGGGGTCCGATCAGACGGCCTGTTAAAAGAGCACTGCCAGCAAGAGAAACggggagaaaaaaaaaagggacAACGACAATCGACAGGTCTTGCTTGTGATAGAGTTTTGATGCAACGCAGTAAACACGCAGACACCGGGCCGAAAAGGGAAGAACGAAGGTTCAGTAAA
The DNA window shown above is from Aspergillus fumigatus Af293 chromosome 1, whole genome shotgun sequence and carries:
- a CDS encoding putative serine/threonine protein kinase (Kin4), with product MSSAAMQTVPQYTPARSTATYVSLPHPIPASTSQYDYAQQLFNDLPRSTQPSWRSRDPHTAVVSTALSSQQPSSPPTTTYSSAMSDPHEQAPPLSTHASPSLNPTLPTPGQNSNRAPVYPDLQGAPPIPPPRTSSTHRTQHGSSTTSSSGERVSSSRRNKSKPDDRSTGHRERRGDEPRSHCSAAHSSEEPTREPSGKGSRRVQTGSSSAVDSRSEEVMETIPSLGTLVKESSTVINQVVVSDPSVDIMREQARQAEASISPSSDSAPPSGLALVGSEGVDDGGRGGLRSRHDFNENTIKRKETTFGQYILGQTLGEGEFGKVKLGWKKDGSVQVAIKLIRRESLGSNPNRLPKIYREISILRDLHHPNIVRLHEMVETDRHIGIIMEYASGGELFDHILNNRYLKDNSARRLFAQLVSGVGYLHKKGIVHRDLKLENLLLDRNRNIIITDFGFANTFDPSMRRGDLMQTSCGSPCYAAPELVVSDSLYTGRKVDVWSCGVILYAMLAGYLPFDDDPANPDGDNINLLYKYIVSTPLTFPEYVTPHARDLLRRILVPDPRKRADLFEVARHSWLSEFSHVVSHITSSTTKVADIADTTVPPESHREAPALARSASVREPPKAYQSSIPTVGGLVHQSGDISQEPSVDRSKTSRDTKRRTVQVEYVAPQSQTARGESPSAPESPNAKPSEVLPAARPGSRDAAANTQVGALPSGVHMEQRSIRAGEPKAPAGSVPPTPGHLPRSTSDSTALTGTHTTMPPTQATRPTTGASMASFNTGRLPSRGSYGQPVAPTVAATNAQGRLAQPKSKQYVISAPIPQNSSQHAAMSIGRPSTQALPAKFNTTPRQEPLKGHKRSNTVSGIGEKLFGRSGSIFGGRGTQTAPRQKPSKRYPPTSMRDPFAGEEIRVSMDSRRSIQYGSNRKMSETGGENRPRRFSLLPASFSLRGFSSSRSQTPEEESQTSRSTDQRVQQRPSAGVIRPRARATSYGTQDAMGMVSDGPGEGVLASEEPVNYQARIDQQFAELHGLQSAAYQPTSYSSTSAEHVYHNGNDHQYEHQYANHSTPNYYDEYTSDARPSMQVGRAGRGPNVLQKNNRKFADAYEYERDPSHHSGSSGAARKVMDFFRRRAKSRAGDDR